A region of the Myxococcus stipitatus DSM 14675 genome:
TGAGGGGAGAAGGTCCCGACCCGCTGTCCGATTTCGACCTCGGGGGGCCCAGGGACTTCGTGCGAGGAGGGACGGAGCAGGAGCAGGTGCGCGCCTACAACCTCCTCATGGAGCAGCTCCGCCCTCCGCTCCAGGTTCCCGCGGGACAGGGGGCCGCGTACGTGGCGCGCGCCAACGCGATGGTCCTGGAGGTCCTGGGGTTCCTCTACGTCGAGGAGCTGTCCCCGTACTACTTCCCCTTTCCGAATCCGCCGCCCTCCACCCCCGCCTATACCCAGGCCGTGCTCTCGGATGTGAAGGGCATCCTGCTCGACGTGGATGGCGTGCGAGACTTCGCCACGCGTCGGCGGATGGTGGAGATGTTGAAAGCCTTCCAGACGCTCACCGCCTATGGCGTGCTCAGGGACTCCCACGCCGAGTTGACGGCCCGGCTCCCTCAGCTCAGCGGCGAGACGCTGCTGGGGACCTTGGAGCTGATTGAGCGCATCGAGGTGGCGAACTCGCCTTACTTCCGCTGAACCACCCCGTCGCTCACGCGTGCGCGGGCCGCTTCAGTCGAGGCGGCCCCGCCCGTCGTGTGGGGCCTTGCTCCACGCGTCCCACGTCCTTGGGCAGCAGCACGTACGAGCACAGCGCTCCCAACACGCAGAGGCCCGCGGATACCCAGAGGGCCTCGCGTGTCCCCGTGAGGAACGCCTCACCCGTCTTGTTCGAGAGTCCTCCCAAGAGCGGCAACAGCGCCACCGCCAGGAGCCCCGCGATGCGCGCCACCGCGTTGTTCACCCCCGAGGCGATGCCCGCGTGCCGGTCCTCCACCGCGCCCAGCACCACCGCCGTCAGCGGCCCCACCGTCAGGCTCAAGCCCAGCCCGAGCACCAGGACTCCCGGCAGCACCGTGCCCACGTAGCTCCCGTCCTTTTGCAACCGTGTGAGCAGCGCCATGCCCACGCCCGCGAGCAGCGGCCCCAGCGTCATCAAGGGCCTCGCGCCGATGCGCCCCGCGAGCCTGCCGACCCACGGCGAGAGCACCAGCAACAACAGCGTGATGGGCAACAGCGACGCCCCCGCCGCGAGCGCGGAGTAGCCCAGTTGTTGCTGCAACGCGAGGACGAGCAGGAAGCTCACCCCGCCCAGCGCGAAGTACACCGCGAGCGTCGTGAGGTTCGCGCCGGAGAACGTCCGTGAGCGGAACAGCCCGAGCGGGAGCATGGGGTTGCGGGCCCGTGCCTCGATGAAGAGGAACGCGGCCAGCAACATCGCGCCACCCACCGCCGCGAGGATGGACACCGTCGTCCAACCCCGCGCGGGACCCTCGATGAGCGCGTAGATGACGCCACCCAACCCGAGCGCCGCCGTCACCGAGCCCGCCACGTCCAGCCTGCGCGCGTCCCCCGTGGGCCGGTCATCCGGGACATGTCTCAGCGCCGCCCAGCCCGCGAGCGCGGCCATGGGCACGTTGAGGAAGAACACCCAGCGCCATGAGCCCACGTCCACGAGCCAGCCACCCAGCAGCGGTCCCAGCGCCGTCGTGACACCCGACAACCCCGCCCACGCGGCCACCGCGCGCTGTCGGTCCGCTTCAGGGAAAGATGTGCGCAGGAGCGCGAGGCTTGCGGGCACCAGCATCGCCGCGCCCATCCCCTGACCCGCGCGGAAGAGGGCGAGCGTCCAGGCGTTCGGCGCCAGGCCACACAGCACGGACAGGGCCGTGAAGGCCACCATGCCCATCAGGAAGACGCGCCGCTGTCCCCAGGCATCGCCCAGCGCTCCACCCGTCAGCACCAGCGAGCCGAGCGTGAGCAGGTACGCATCCACGGCCCACTGAAGCCCGGCGAGGCCCGTGTGGAGCTCTCGCCCCAGTGCGGGCAGCGCCACGTTCA
Encoded here:
- a CDS encoding MFS transporter codes for the protein MPSDTSTTGGGFVSYDSPRGRGVLLASVLGSGMAFLDSTAVNVALPALGRELHTGLAGLQWAVDAYLLTLGSLVLTGGALGDAWGQRRVFLMGMVAFTALSVLCGLAPNAWTLALFRAGQGMGAAMLVPASLALLRTSFPEADRQRAVAAWAGLSGVTTALGPLLGGWLVDVGSWRWVFFLNVPMAALAGWAALRHVPDDRPTGDARRLDVAGSVTAALGLGGVIYALIEGPARGWTTVSILAAVGGAMLLAAFLFIEARARNPMLPLGLFRSRTFSGANLTTLAVYFALGGVSFLLVLALQQQLGYSALAAGASLLPITLLLLVLSPWVGRLAGRIGARPLMTLGPLLAGVGMALLTRLQKDGSYVGTVLPGVLVLGLGLSLTVGPLTAVVLGAVEDRHAGIASGVNNAVARIAGLLAVALLPLLGGLSNKTGEAFLTGTREALWVSAGLCVLGALCSYVLLPKDVGRVEQGPTRRAGPPRLKRPAHA